A genomic region of Arachis stenosperma cultivar V10309 chromosome 9, arast.V10309.gnm1.PFL2, whole genome shotgun sequence contains the following coding sequences:
- the LOC130951228 gene encoding uncharacterized protein LOC130951228, with product MDSSDEEKDGVSGNHVPKDLSCLASKGEKFVDAVLNGQNELCLENFRMDKSIFYKLCDMLQAKGLLRHTNRIKIEEQLAIFMFIIGHNLRTRAVQELFRYSGETISRHFNNVLNAILSISLDYFQPPGSEVPPKIFEDPRFCPYFKDCVGAVDSIHVPVTVGVDEQGPFRNKNGLLSQNILAACSFDLKFCYVLAGWEGSATDLQVFNSAITRQNRLQVPEGKYYLVDSKFPNVPGFIAPYSNTPYHSKEFPSGYTAQHAGELFNQRHSLLHSISGRTFGALKARFPILMSAPSYPLQTQVKLVVATSALHNYIRSEKPDDWIFKMYGEGMPFSMEESLPSLEEEVLPISRIESHTHPPLDSTFYADEIALASQLRDSIATEIWNDYIHGLPPM from the exons ATGGATAGTTCAGATGAGGAAAAGGATGGAGTCTCTGGGAATCATGTACCCAAAGATCTGAGTTGCTTGGCATCTAAAGGTGAAAAGTTTGTAGATGCAGTACTTAATGGTCAAAATGAACTTTGTCTAGAGAACTTCCGCATGGATAAGAGTATATTCTACAAGTTGTGTGATATGCTGCAAGCCAAGGGTTTATTACGCCACACAAATCGAATCAAAATTGAGGAGCAACTGGCCATATTTATGTTCATTATTGGACATAATCTGCGGACAAGGGCCGTTCAAGAGTTATTTCGTTATTCTGGAGAAACTATTAGTCGACATTTTAACAACGTCTTGAATGCAATATTGTCAATTTCACTGGATTATTTTCAGCCTCCTGGTTCTGAAGTTCCTCCAAAAATCTTTGAAGATCCTAGATTCTGTCCATATTTTAAA GATTGTGTGGGAGCAGTTGACAGTATACATGTACCTGTGACAGTTGGTGTGGATGAGCAAGGACCTTTCCGTAATAAGAACGGTTTACTTTCACAGAATATTTTGGCAGCATGCTCATTTGACCTCAAATTCTGTTATGTTTTGGCTGGCTGGGAAGGATCCGCTACGGATTTACAGGTTTTTAACTCCGCAATCACCAGGCAGAATAGGTTGCAGGTTCCTGAAG GTAAATACTACCTTGTAGATAGCAAGTTTCCAAATGTGCCAGGTTTCATTGCTCCATATTCCAATACTCCATATCACTCCAAGGAATTCCCAAGTGGTTACACCGCGCAGCATGCAGGTGAACTGTTCAATCAACGGCACTCATTATTGCACAGTATCTCCGGTCGAACTTTCGGGGCTTTAAAGGCACGGTTCCCGATATTGATGTCTGCCCCTTCATACCCATTACAAACACAGGTGAAGTTAGTGGTGGCAACAAGTGCATTGCACAATTACATTCGCAGTGAGAAACCGGATGATTGGATTTTCAAAATGTATGGAGAGGGGATGCCATTTTCAATGGAGGAATCGCTACCATCTTTAGAAGAGGAAGTTCTGCCAATCTCACGCATTGAGTCGCACACGCATCCGCCGCTAGATTCTACTTTTTATGCAGATGAAATTGCTCTTGCTTCGCAGTTGAGAGACTCAATTGCAACTGAAATCTGGAATGATTATATCCATGGTTTGCCTCCCATGTAG